In the Mytilus galloprovincialis chromosome 10, xbMytGall1.hap1.1, whole genome shotgun sequence genome, one interval contains:
- the LOC143047123 gene encoding glutathionyl-hydroquinone reductase YqjG-like — translation MSKKFLQSVVNPKGAFVRNESKFRNFITADGSSGFPAEANRYHLYVSLACPWAHRALIVRSIKGLEDIISCTVVDWFMTDKGWNFTDKKDKCTLDTVNGKEYLRQVYEIADPNYDGRTTVPLLWDKTKKTVVNNESSEIIRMLNSEFNTFCPTKEQSSIDLYPQKLRSQIDDVNSWIYTEINNGVYKSGFARTQEAYDIAVTALFKSLDRVEEILSKSRYLVGDQLTEADIRLFPTLVRFDAVYHGHFKCNKKRIIDYPNMWKYTRDIYQTRGVSPTVDMHHITWHYMYSHESINPYRIVSIGPDLDFNEPHGREKR, via the exons ATGTCTAAAAAATTTCTTCAATCTGTGGTGAATCCAAAAGGAGCTTTTGTTAGGAACGAATCAAAATTCCGGAATTTCATAACAG CGGACGGATCCTCTGGATTTCCAGCAGAAGCTAATCGTTATCACTTATACGTATCACTGGCCTGCCCATGGGCACACCGTGCACTGATTGTACGGAGTATTAAAGGATTAGAAGATATCATCTCCTGTACAGTTGTTGATTGGTTCATGACAGATAAAGGATGGAACTTTACTGACAAG AAGGACAAATGTACTTTAGATACTGTGAATGGAAAAGAATATCTCCGACAGGTTTATGAAATAGCTGATCCCA ATTACGATGGACGGACAACAGTACCTCTGCTTTGGgataaaacaaagaaaacagttgTTAACAACGAATCCAGCGAAATCATACGAATGTTAAATTCTGAATTTAATACATTCTGTCCAACGAAAGAGCAATCGTCTATTGACTTGTATCCACAGAAACTACGGTCACAAATTGATGACGTTAATTCATGGATTTATAC AGAAATAAACAATGGCGTATATAAATCAGGATTTGCCCGAACTCAGGAGGCATATGATATCGCTGTCACAGCTCTATTTAAATCGTTAGATCGA GTTGAAGAGATACTTTCGAAGAGCCGGTATTTAGTTGGTGACCAGTTAACGGAGGCAGATATACGATTATTTCCTACTTTAGTTAGGTTTGATGCTGTTTATCACGGTCATTTCAAG TGTAACAAGAAAAGAATAATCGACTACCCAAATATGTGGAAGTATACAAGAGATATATACCAGACACGTGGTGTATCACCAACGGTCGATATGCATCACATCACGTGGCATTATATG TATAGCCATGAGAGTATCAACCCCTACAGAATAGTCTCTATTGGTCCAGACCTTGATTTCAACGAACCACACGGAAGAGAGAAAAGATGA